The genomic DNA GGCTGTCGCAAAACGTAGCGCTGACGGGGAGCGGATTAGAGAAGCGAAGCGAATGAATCCACGCTGGCGAGAAAAGCTGCTAAATACGTCTGAAGGTGCCCGTACCGCAAACCGACACAGGTAGACGAGAAGAAAATTCTAAGACGAACGGGAGAACCATTGTTAAGGAACTCGGCAAAATGACCCCGTAACTTCGGGAGAAGGGGAGCCACGGCAACGTGGCCGCAGTGAAGAGGCCCAAGCGACTGTTTATCAAAAACACAGGTTTCTGCGAAAGCGTAAGCTGACGTATAGGAGCTGACGCCTGCCCAGTGCCGGAAGGTCAAGGGGAAGTGTTAGGAGCAATCCGAAGCACCGAACTTAAGCCCCGGTGAACGGCGGCCGTAACTATAACGGTCCTAAGGTAGCGAAATTCCTTGTCGGGTAAGTTCCGACCCGCACGAATGGCGTAACGACTTGGGCACTGTCTCAACAGTGGGCCCGGCGAAATTGTAGTATACGTGAAGATGCGTATTAACCCGCGACTGGACGGAAAGACCCCGTAGAGCTTTACTGTAACTTGATATTGAATCACGACCATTGATGTACAGGATAGGTGGGAGGCTAAGAAACATTCTCGTCAGGGAATGCGGAGCCGACGTTGGGATACCACCCTTTAATTGTTGGGATTCTAACCTGCAACCGTGAAACCGGTGTGGGGACATTGTCAGGTGGGCAGTTTGACTGGGGCGGTCGCCTCCTAAAGAGTAACGGAGGCGCCCAAAGGTTCCCTCAGCATGGTTGGAAATCATGCGAAGAGTGTAAAGGCAGAAGGGAGCTTAACTGTGAGACAGACATGTCGAACAGATGCGAAAGCAGGGCTTAGTGATCAGGCGGTAGAGAATGGAATTGCCGTCGCTTAACGGATAAAAGTTACCTCGGGGATAACAGGCTTATCTCCCCCAAGAGTTCACATCGACGGGGAGGTTTGGCACCTCGATGTCGGCTCGTCACATCCTGGGGCTGAAGCAGGTCCCAAGGGTTCGGCTGTTCGCCGATTAAAGTGGCACGCGAGCTGGGTTCAGAACGTCGTGAGACAGTTCGGTCCCTATCCATCGTGGGCGCAGGATATTTGAGAGGCTTTGTCCTTAGTACGAGAGGACCGGGATGAACGCACCTATTGTGCACCTGTTGTCGCGCCAGCGGCATAGCAGGGTAGCGAAGTGCGGATGAGATAAACGCTGAAAGCATCTAAGCGTGAAACTCACCTCAAGATAAGATATCCCATATCGTAAGGTAGTAAGACCCCTTGAAGACAACAAGGTTGATAGGTCGGAGGTGGAAGTGCAGCAATGCATGCAGCTGACCGATACTAATAGGTCGAGGGCTTGATCTCAATAAAATGAGAAAAGGCGTAATACAATCCTTAAATATACAAAGAAAGAACAATTTTTACGAGCCTTGCCGAAAGTGCTATGGAAAGAATATTGCTGTGTAGTTGTCAGTTTGCTTGGGAAAACAGGCAGATTGAGAAAAAGAATGTCCGCAACGGGGGATAAACGGAGCGGACAGAGCCGTGTATGTATACCGCGATAAGCGGTTTATATAGCCATTGCGGTGACGATAGCGGAGAGGATCCACCTGTTCTCATACCGAACACAGAAGTTAAGCTCTCCTACGCCGAAAGTACTTGGGTTTCATTACCCCGGAAGGATAGGTAGTTGCCGCATCTAATATTGCCCCTTAGCTCAGTCGGTAGAGCATTCGGCTGTTAACCGAAGTGTCGTCAGTTCGAGTCTGTCAGGGGCAGCCAAAAAAGAGCACCAATTTGGTGCTCTTTTTTATTATGACTGTAATAATTTATACTGGATGATATCTAATAAAAGAAAAAGTTTCCGTGAGGATTAAAATTTTTTTAATATCCGTTAGAGGGAAAATGGACGGACGAGACGATTGATTGTTTTTATGTTAAGAAAATTTTTTCGGATATCGAGCAACAGTGCCCGATGTTCCGCAGAAATTCCGTTTGTGTTGATACCGTGCTTGATAATGGGGGTAAAATTTTTAGATGTTAAATCATTCATAAGTAAAAATTCCAATACTTTTAAAAGCAGTTCTGGATTGAGTGATATGAGTTTGAAGCAATCAGCAAAAAACGGAATATGCTATTTTAAAACTATTTGCAATTTTGTTGCCAGTGTGGAATCTACTATCGTATTAAATCCATCTTTTTTAGAGAACCCGGAGTTGGGCGTGTTCGATGCCGCATTTGTGAGATCGACAAGATCATTCATATTTTTATTTCTTTTAAGAGGGGGAAATTTGGCTATATTTTTATTAGAATTTGCCAAAACATTCAGTGCATTCCAAGTGACAGCATACTTTTGAGAAAGAGTAAGATATAATACAACAAAAGATTTTACTTCAAGCGGTGCTAGGGGCGATTTTTGGTACAATCGGTTTGTTATAATATAAATGAGGGGGAAATAAAAGATGAATAATCGTCAAGGAAATAAAAAGATTTCGTTGATTTTGGTTTTAAAAGCGTTGGAACAGATGAGTGATATGGCGCATCCTGTTTCTCAAATTCATCTTGTAAAGATGGTAAATGATATAGGAGGTGTATTGGATTGTGATGTATGGTGTGACAGAAAGACCGTCGGCAGGCATATTAAGTTGTTGATTGCCGCGGGGTATGACATTGTTTCTGTAAAAAGAAAAGGGTATTATTTAAATAAAAACGAATTTACCAAAGCAGAAAGTGAAACACTGATAAATTTAGTTAAAAATTCAAAATTAGATGAATTAGAAAAAATGAGATTACAAAAAAAATTGATTGCGCAACAAAGTAACGTGAATATGAAAAAATTAAAACAATATTTGAAAAAATAATGGAGGGTAAAGTTTATGAAAGAAAATTTAACGGAACTCGTTTTCATTTTGGACAGGAGCGGTTCCATGCATAATTTAGAAGAAGAAACGATCGTTGGTTTTAATTCGTTGGTAGATAAGCAAAGAAAAAATTCAACGGAAACATTGCTGACTGTAATTTTATTTGATAATGAATACAAGGTATTATATAAACGTGAAAACGTTAATCAAATCAGACCTCTTACAAATAAAGAATATTTTGCTCGTGGCTCAACGGCATTGTTGGATGCTATCGGAAAGACAATTGACGGGGTTGGAAAAACATTGTTATATACTTCGGAGGAAGATCGTCCATCTAAAATTTTATTCGTTATTATGACGGATGGTAAGGAAAATGCAAGCTGTTTATATACATCAGAACAAATACGTGAAAAAATTACGCATCAGAAAGAAAAGTATTCATGGGAATTTTTGTTTTTAGGCGCAAATATAGACACTGTCACAACAGCGGGGCAAATCGGTATATCTGCGGATCGGGCTGCACAGTATTCTTGTGATGTCCGCGGAATACGAAATTGTTTCAACGAAGCGTTAGTTTTAGCGGTGGATGAATTTCGCGACGATAAAGAAATTTCGACAAGTTGGAAAAAAATCTTAGAGTCAGATATTGAGAGAAAGAACGCCATGGATAGGATAGAAAATCGGAGAAAAAAACGGCTGTGGATGAAAGATTAAAACAAATAACAGAAGAATATGTTTCTGATTTTAGTCAGAAAAGAGATTTAGATTTTGTTGTCAAACCATCTATTCCTATTATTTGGTTCGGGGATATAGAAGGTTATCTGAATTCTTCAAAGAAGGTGATTACAGTAGGTTTAAATCCGTCGTTAAAAGAGTTTTCTGAAAGTAGATTTCATATAGGTAGTGAAGATTTTTCTGTGGAAAAATTGTATTGTGTTTTAAACGATTATTTTAAAGTTAACCCGTATCGAAATTATTTTAATTGTTTTAGTAAAATTTTGGAAACTCAGATTGCAACGTATAACTTTACATACGGAAAAAAGAATACGGCGATTCATATAGACATGTACTCATCGATCGCGACAAATCCGACTTGGGGTAAGTTAAATAAATTTAAAAAAAATTCAATAAATCAGTTCGGGCTGTTTATAAAATTATTGGAATTATTATCGCCCGACGTTGTACTCATTTCCTTAGAATGGCAACAAGTGCTGGAATCTTTTCAATTAAAACAGAATTGCTTGATTTTAAAAAAACATTCACCCCACGGGCCTGAATTAGAAATCTATCAACAAGATAAAAAACTTATTGTTTACGTTCGTAATAGGACGGGGAAACCATTTTCAGTAAAGAATGAAATAATGGATGATGTAAAAGACTTTTTTAAAATAAATAAAGTGGAGCAGTAGGAAATGATAGGTGCGGTAATCGGAGATATCGTGGGCAGCCGATTTGAATACGACAATTGTAAAAACAAAAATTTTGAGCTTTTTGCCAAAGAATGTTTTCCTACCGATGATACGATCATGACTGTGGCTGTCGGGAAAGCTATTTTGGAGATTGAAGGAGAGTATCAAAATCTCGGGGCTCGTGCGATACGCTGTATGCAAGAGTTGGGAAGACCATATCCGCGTTGCGGATATGGTTCTAGATTCTATGACTGGATATATTCCGAAAAGCCGGAACCGTACGAAAGTTATGGTAATGGGGCAGCAATGAGAATCTGTGCAGTTGGATTTGCGGCGCGGAATGCGCAAGAAGTTAGACAAATGTCGAAAACAGTGACGGAGATTAGTCATAATCATCCGGAAGGTTTAAGAGGTGCGGAAGCCGTCGCTATGGCAATATTGCTTGCGAGACAATGTAAAAGTAAAGAAGAAATTCGCTCCGAAATTTTAAAAAATTATTATTCGATCGATTTTAGGTTGGCGCAAATCCGCGATTCGTATGAGTACCATGTTGATTGTCAGGGGAGCGTTCCGCAAGCCTTGGAGGCTTTTTTTGAATCGGTCGGTTTCGAGGATGCCATACGGAATGCAATCAGTATCGGAGGAGATAGTGATACGATTGCCGCAATTACGGGTTCGGTTGCAGAAGCATATTATGGTATTCCCGTACCGCTGAGGGAAAAAGCAGAAAAATATTTGAATAACAGCAAGTATGCTCCTATATTTTTTTGGTTAAAAAAATTTGAAAAAATGTTTCCTTGACATAAATAGAAGTACCTAAAAAGGGAGCCTGACAAAAGTCAGGCTCCCTTTTTAGGGCTTGAGGGTGAAAAGTTGTTTGCGGAAATCTTTCGGGGTGAGATTGGTCTGCTTTTTGAAAAAGTTGGTAAAAGAGGCGGCGTCGTAAAAATCCAGCGCGTTGGCGATGTCCGCGATTGTCATGTCGGTGGAAAGCAGATACCGCGCCTTATCGGTTTTCTTTTCGAGAATATATTTTTGCAGTGAGACGCCGAATGTTTTTTTGAACAGGTTTGAAAAATAGGCGTCGTCCATATAGACGAGCGCGGAAAGGTCTTTGATATGGATCTTTTCGTTGATATGGCTGTCGATGTATTCGAAAACTTTGGTGAAGCGTTCCATGCCCGACGGAACGGATAATTCCTGCATGTTCTCGAAAAAATAGGAAAGTATCAATTTTAAGACGCTGTCCATGGCGAATTGAGAATAAAAGGAACGCTGATTAAAAGTTTTCGATAAAAGACAGAACAGGTAGTCCGCGGTATCTCTGTCCATTTTGATCCGGTGCTGCAAGGGGAGAAGTTTCAAAAAGTGCTCGGTGACGAGGTCGGGAATGATATGAATGAAATAATGCCCCAAATGATGGTCGCAGGTGCCGTTCAGTATGGAAAAAGCGGGAATAAAGTACATATATCCTTCTTCCAATGGCAAAATCCCGTCGGTCAGGGTAAGCCGTGCGGAACCCGAGCGGATATAATAGATACGCACGTATTGGAAGGCGCTGACCATGTGTTTCCATTCCGTGCCGATATCCAGATACGCCGCCATATCGACGTCCAGTTTCGCAGATTGAAAAAAATTGTAAAAATCGTTCATGCAAGCGCGCTCCGTTTTTCTTTCATTGTACTCCGCGGCGTTTCGCTTGTCAATATTTTACAGGGGGAAATGTAGGACTTTTACAATTTATTATAGGATTTATCTATGTTCATTTACGCATTGTTATGATAAAATAAATACAGAAAGATCATTTAAAAGGGCATGCCCTTTTTCGGGTTTTTATAAAAACCCGAAAAACGAGATTCAAAGAAAGGAGAAAGGCAATGAAATTGAAAAAGTTTGCTTCGTTTCTCGGTTTCGTGCTGACGTTATGCTTTGCGGCCGGCTGCGCGCAGTCCGCGCCGCCCGAACCCGGATTCGACGCGGCGGATTTACCTTTTTATGTGGAGGATACGGACAGTTTGAATTACAGTTATACCGCCTGCGAACGCATTCAGCCGTTCTGGCAGGGCAACGTCATTTACAATGAACAGATCATGGTCGTGAAAAAGGACGGCAAGACGGAGGGACGTCTGTTATATGACGCAAAACGCGTGATCTCCGTGCGCGACTGGACGCTGGAAAAAGAATACGAGGCGGGCAAAGATTACATGATAGAGGGCGATACGATCACGCTTCCCGCGGGAAGTTCCATTCCCGTGTTCGACGACGAATGGTCGCGCGGCGTGAACGTGCCCGAAGTTTACCCCGAGGGCAACGCGGGGACGGGCTATGTGATGATCGGAGACGGCAACAGCGTTATGTATACGGAAACGGGATTGATTTATAAGAATTACATTCACGTGACCTATGTATATGACCCCGCGGCTGCGGACCGCTCGAATTTCAAAAAGTTTTCGGACGATTTGTACGGGCTGTCGCAAAAAATCGGAAAGAAAGAGGATATCGAAATGGTCGTATTCGGGGACAGTATCTCCGAGGGGCACTCTTCCAGCGAATTGTGGGGGCACGCGCCGTATTCGCCCCCGTATGCGAAACTCGTCAAAGAGGGGCTTGAATTGTTCGGCGGCATCAAAGTGGGCTATGAAAACATTTCCAAGGGAGGCATGGATTCTTCTTGGGCGGCGGACGAGGAGCAACTTGCGAAACTGACCTCTCTCGCGCCCGATCTTCTGCTCGTCGCGTTCGGCACGAACGATTCGTTGAACAATCTGGAAGGGAAAACTTACCGCGCCAATATCGAAAAGATCATCGAAACGGCAAAAGCGGCCAACAGCGAATGTCAGATCCTTCTCATTGCGCCCTTTCCGTCCAACGAAAAGGTGAAATCCGCGCACAGCCACGAACTCATTTGCCGTACGTTGCAAAGCATTTCGGAGAGTTGTGCGGCGAAAAACATACTCGACGTGGCGTACGTGAGCCTGTACGAGGGCGTGCGCGATATGCTCGAAACGAAAAATTATTACGAAGTGGCGGGAAACAACGCCAACCATCCCAACGATTTTATTCACCGCTTTTATGCGATGAATATACTGAGCGCGATATTCGATTTTGACGCCCTCGCGGCGAAATAAAGAGGAAAACAGGAGGAATTCAGATGAAAAAAATACTTTGTGCGTTTTTGACGCTGGCACTTTTTTGCGCGGTCGGCGCGGGCTGTCGCCCGAACATTATCGACAAACCCGACGACGAATACGAGGTCAACCTCAACGTCGATAAAAACATTTCCGAAACGCTCACCATACTCGTGCCCAGCAACGACGGCGGGTTGGAAGAATCCTATATCGAGGCGTTAAAGCCCGGATTTAAGGAAATGTTCCCCAACGTGGAGATCAAACTCGACCGCCGCACCATTTCGGATGCGAAATATGCGGAGTCCATCAGCAGCGCGATCGCTTCGAGCAACGTTCCCGACCTGTTTTACACCAACACGGTCTTTTATTACTATCTCGTGAGCAAAAACTGCGTCGTCAGCCTGGAACCTTACTACGAGGCGACGAAAAAGGCGGGCACGCTCGATCTGGAAGCGGATTATTACAATTCGTTTTTCAACATGAGCACGTATGAAAACAAGCGCTACGTCGTGCCCCGCTCGATGGATTCCGTCGTCACCTATTACAATACGGAAATTTTGCAGGCGGCGGGCATCGATCCCGAAACGGACGAGCGCTTTTCCAACGATTGGACTTGGGAAGACCTCGTTTCCGTCTGCTACGATCTGAACGCTTACTTTTCGAGCGAGGAAGGCAAAGCGGCGGGCTACGGCAATGCTTTCGCTCTGCACGCGGATTTCGATTGGGAAGCGGTGTTCAACGCGATGATGCTTTCCTACGGCGCGGAAGTGTTCGACGGGGAAGGTAAAGTCGCCGTCGAATCGGAAAACATGAAAACCATGGCGAAAATGATCCGCGAACTGGCGGAGGCGGGGAGGATCCTGCGCACGAGTACTTCGGGCTCCACGTTCGGCAACGGAAATTGCGCATTTCATTTTTCCTCCCTCGGACCCGCGAGAATGGATCTGAACGCGGCGATCAAAGGTAAATTCGACGCGCTGCCGTTCCCTTTGATCGGAAAAGATCCGAAAATCGGCTGCGGTTTCGCGGGCTGGGGCATCAGTTCCACGACGCCTGTCGGCGCCAAGCGCGACCTTGCCTGGCAGTTTCTCCAATACATGATCTCCAAGGAAGGGCAGAGCGCGCTCATCAACGCGGGGCTTGCCACGCCCTCCGTGCGTATCGATCTTGCGGAAGAAAAGGCTTGGTCGAAGGGCTATCAGGACCTCAATCTCGACGCCTGGCTCGTCGGGGAAGAATACAAAGTTTCCTCCAAATTTTTCGTTTCGCAGGCGCCTTCCTGCACATTCGATATCCTCACCGCCATGCAGGAATTTATGATGAAACTGGTCGATACCGATAAGTCGGTGGATTCGCTTGTGATCGCCTGCAAGGAGCAGTTGGAGGAGGCGGTATCGTTCGCATGATTTCCGTAACGCTTAAAAAAAGGATACGGGGGAGCGTGAGCGGCTGGCTGTTCGTGCTCCCGATGACGGTCGGCATCTGCGTCTTTACGCTCGTGCCCATCGTGCAGTCCTTTTATTATTCCTTTTTTAATTACGACGTGGTTTCCGTCTTCGACTTTGTCGGATTCGGAAACTATATCAAGGTGTTTACCGAATCGGAAATGAGCAAGGTCGTGACGAACACGCTGTTTTTCGCCGCCGTGAATATACCCGTCGTCATGTGCGGCTCCTATCTTTTAGCGCTGTTTCTGAACGTAAACGTAAAGGGGATCAAGGTGTTCCGCGTGCTTTATTATCTTCCGTGCGTGATGCCCGCCATCGTCGGGGGTATCGTATGGAGTTATCTCATGCGGGATAATCCCGAAACGCCGGGGATATTCAACCAGTTTTTGATCTCGCTGGGGCTTTCCTCCTCTGCATTTTTCAATGCGGAAAACCTGACGGCGATCCTTTCCATCGTGCTGATGAATTTATGGAGTTTGGGCGGCGGCACCATCATCTGGTTGGCGCAGTTCAAAAATATACCCAAACAACTGTACGAGGCGGCGGAAATGGACGGCGCGGGCGCGGGAAGGAAATTTTTTTCCATCACCTTGCCCATGTCCACGCCCATGATCTTTTACAATCTGATCACCACCTTTATCGTAACGCTGCAATTCAACGGCACGCTCACTTTTGCGCCCAACGGCGGGCGGGGCAACGACAAGGCTACCTATATGTTCGGGCTGAAAATTTATCACGAGGCGTTCCGCCGCTACAACATGGGTTACGCCTGCGCCTTGGCGTGGGTGCTCGTGGTTGCGGTCGGGCTGCTGACGGGGCTGGTTTTCAAAACCAATAAGTGGGTGCAGTATGACAGTTGAAAAGAAAAAAACAGTAAAAAGAGTTGTCGGAAAGGCGATCGTTTACTTCTTTCTCGTACTGATCGCAGTCATATTGCTGTTTCCTTACGGATTTATGCTCAACCGCGGGCTGATGTCCAACGAGCGGGTGCTGGATGCGCATATGTACTATTGGACGGACGGGCTGCATTTTATCAATTACGTGCGCGCGTTCAGCGACGGCGGCTACGGTATGCCGCTCGTGAACAGTCTGATCGTCTGCCTCATCGTGTGCGTGAGCACGCCGTTGGCGACGCTGCTCGCCTCCTACGCGTTCGCGCGGCTGGAATGGATCGGCAAAAATACCGTGTTTGCCGTTATGATGGTGACGGCGCTCCTTCCCTCCATCGTCACGCAGGTGCCGCTCTACGTTTTATACAACGATATGGGGCTGACGAACACCTTGTTTCCTCTCTTTCTCCCGGGGCTCTTTTTCGCGGGGGCGATGAACGTATTCCTCGCCAGGCAGTTCTTGCTCGGCGTGCCCAAGGAGTTGGAAGAGAGCGCGAAACTCGACGGGGCGAACGCGTTCGTGCGGTGTTTCGTCATCTGCGCGCCGCTGTGCGCGCCCATCCTCATCTATCTGGCGGTCAACGCGTTCATCGCTGCATGGGGCGATTATCTCACGCCTTCCATGTATAACAACAGCACCGACGCGCCGTTTACGCTCGCCTACGCGCTCTACGATATGACGAGCAAGGAAACGAATTCCGTGCACCCCGAATGGATCTTTGCGGCTGCGACGATCATGTCGGTCGTCCCCACCGTTTTATTCGCCGTGTTCCAGAAATATCTGATCGAAGGCGTACAGACGGCGGGACTGAAAGGATAATGGAGGTAAATGATTTGAAGAAAAAATTAGTATCGCTGCTGACGGCGCTGCTCTTATGCGTGAGCGCCGCCTGTATGAGCGCTTGCGGAGGGGATACGATGACTGATATACGGCGCGGAATGGACGAATATTCGTTCACGAAAGCGAGTTTTTCCGCGACAGACCGCGTGGGACGGAAGATCACGCCCATGCATAAGGAAAAGACCGACCATGAACGGTATGTGGGGGTATTCTACTTCCTTTGGCTGGGCACGCACCTGTCGTCGGCGGGCGTGTACGACGTGACAAAATTGCAAAAGACGGCGGAAGGGGCGGCGGCCGTGTTCGACGCATCCTATCGTCTGGGGCAGAAAGTCCCGAATACCGTAAACGCGGAGGAGGGTTATCCCGACGGCATGGAAAGCCCCACCAATTACGTGCATTGGACCAATGAGCCGCTCTACGGTTATTACAACACCGCGGACGACTGGGTCGTCGCGCGCCATATGGAACTTCTCACGATGGCTGGCGTCGATTTTATCTTTTTCGACACCACCAACGAGTATGATTATGCCGAGAACGAGCATACGGGCTTTGTTTCCGACCCGTCCGATCCCAAAAACGTGCAGTTGAGCCGCCCGACGTACGCGGTTCTGGATACCATTCTGGAACTTTCCGACCAGGGGTGGGACGTGCCGCAGGTCGTCTTTTATACCAACAATAAATCGGGCGAACGCGTGAAAGAGATCTACGAAGATTTTTATGCGAGCGGCAAATACGATTCTATCTGGTTCGCCCCGTTCGGCAAGCCCATGATCGTCGGTACGACCGACAAAAACAAGGGCACCGATCAGACGGGCGACAATCGCGTGGATATTTCCGCGGATATGCAGGAATACTTCGACGTGCGCGAATCGCAGTGGCCCAATCAGGCCTCGCAAAGCAACGGCTTTCCCTGGATGGACTGGTCGGAGGGCAACCAGAACTTCTATTTCGAAGACAATAAAGTGATGAACGTCAACGTCGCCCAGCACGGTTCGAGCGAAACTTCCTATTCGGCTTACACGCACTACGGGCGGCCCGCGGACGGCAGGAGTTCCCGCGGCTGGAACGAAGCGGAGTTTTCCATCGACGAGGACTGGGAATCGGGTAAAAATATCGAAGACCAGTGGGACAGCGTGTTCCGCTACGAAGAAAACGGGAAAGAGGTGGAAATGGTCACCGTTTCCGCCTGGAACGAGTGGCTCGCCTGGAAATACAACCCCGCGGGCGACAGCATCCTGTACGTCGATAACTTCAACAATCAGTTTTCCCGCGATCTGGAAATGGACCGGGATTACTATCAGGATAATTTCTATCTGCAATTGGTGCGCAACGTGCGTAAATACAAGTACGGCGCGGCAAAAGATGATTACGAATGGGAGGAAAAGACCGTCTCTTCTCTTTCCGACTTCGACAAAGTGCAGGCGAAATACAAGGATTTCGTTGGCGATGCGCGCGTGCGGGATTTCTACGGCTTCGATATCCGCACGGGCTCGAAGGAAGCGAATCTTTTAGGGAGTTGGTACACCGACACTTCCAACCGCAACGATATCGTGGAGACGGCGATCGTGCACGACGGGAAAAACGTGTATCTGCGTATCCAGACGAAAGACGATATCACGCCTTACGCGGGCGGAGAAAACTGGATGAACGTGCTCGTCAAAACCAAAGCGAGTACGGCGGAAAACAGTTGGGAAGGCTATAACTTCATCATCAACCGTGCTCCCGTAGACGGCAAGGCGAGCGTGGATATGAGCGTCGGCGGCTGGAACTGGAAGAACGTAGGCGCGGCGGACATGAAGATCGAAAAAAATCAGATGATGATCACCATACCGCTTGCCATGCTCGGGCTTTCCGCGGAAAATTTCGTATTCGAATTCAAAGTGGCCGACAACGTGACGCAATATACCGACATTATGGACTACTATATTTCGGGCGACAGCGCGCCCATCGGCAGACTGAATTACGCGTACGGTTATTAAACTGATCCGAAAGCCGCATGATCGCGGCGCAAAATAAAAAATTTATGGAGGAAACTATGAGCAAAAAAAGATTCGGCGTCCTGTTATCACTGGCCGCGGCGCTCATACTGTCGCTTTCCCTTTTGACGGGAATGCTGCTGTTTGCGCGCGCCGAAGGGATCGACGCGGCCCGCACAAATT from Candidatus Borkfalkia ceftriaxoniphila includes the following:
- a CDS encoding helix-turn-helix domain-containing protein is translated as MNDFYNFFQSAKLDVDMAAYLDIGTEWKHMVSAFQYVRIYYIRSGSARLTLTDGILPLEEGYMYFIPAFSILNGTCDHHLGHYFIHIIPDLVTEHFLKLLPLQHRIKMDRDTADYLFCLLSKTFNQRSFYSQFAMDSVLKLILSYFFENMQELSVPSGMERFTKVFEYIDSHINEKIHIKDLSALVYMDDAYFSNLFKKTFGVSLQKYILEKKTDKARYLLSTDMTIADIANALDFYDAASFTNFFKKQTNLTPKDFRKQLFTLKP
- a CDS encoding HTH domain-containing protein: MNNRQGNKKISLILVLKALEQMSDMAHPVSQIHLVKMVNDIGGVLDCDVWCDRKTVGRHIKLLIAAGYDIVSVKRKGYYLNKNEFTKAESETLINLVKNSKLDELEKMRLQKKLIAQQSNVNMKKLKQYLKK
- a CDS encoding ABC transporter substrate-binding protein; amino-acid sequence: MKKILCAFLTLALFCAVGAGCRPNIIDKPDDEYEVNLNVDKNISETLTILVPSNDGGLEESYIEALKPGFKEMFPNVEIKLDRRTISDAKYAESISSAIASSNVPDLFYTNTVFYYYLVSKNCVVSLEPYYEATKKAGTLDLEADYYNSFFNMSTYENKRYVVPRSMDSVVTYYNTEILQAAGIDPETDERFSNDWTWEDLVSVCYDLNAYFSSEEGKAAGYGNAFALHADFDWEAVFNAMMLSYGAEVFDGEGKVAVESENMKTMAKMIRELAEAGRILRTSTSGSTFGNGNCAFHFSSLGPARMDLNAAIKGKFDALPFPLIGKDPKIGCGFAGWGISSTTPVGAKRDLAWQFLQYMISKEGQSALINAGLATPSVRIDLAEEKAWSKGYQDLNLDAWLVGEEYKVSSKFFVSQAPSCTFDILTAMQEFMMKLVDTDKSVDSLVIACKEQLEEAVSFA
- a CDS encoding carbohydrate ABC transporter permease; amino-acid sequence: MISVTLKKRIRGSVSGWLFVLPMTVGICVFTLVPIVQSFYYSFFNYDVVSVFDFVGFGNYIKVFTESEMSKVVTNTLFFAAVNIPVVMCGSYLLALFLNVNVKGIKVFRVLYYLPCVMPAIVGGIVWSYLMRDNPETPGIFNQFLISLGLSSSAFFNAENLTAILSIVLMNLWSLGGGTIIWLAQFKNIPKQLYEAAEMDGAGAGRKFFSITLPMSTPMIFYNLITTFIVTLQFNGTLTFAPNGGRGNDKATYMFGLKIYHEAFRRYNMGYACALAWVLVVAVGLLTGLVFKTNKWVQYDS
- a CDS encoding vWA domain-containing protein, with translation MKENLTELVFILDRSGSMHNLEEETIVGFNSLVDKQRKNSTETLLTVILFDNEYKVLYKRENVNQIRPLTNKEYFARGSTALLDAIGKTIDGVGKTLLYTSEEDRPSKILFVIMTDGKENASCLYTSEQIREKITHQKEKYSWEFLFLGANIDTVTTAGQIGISADRAAQYSCDVRGIRNCFNEALVLAVDEFRDDKEISTSWKKILESDIERKNAMDRIENRRKKRLWMKD
- a CDS encoding ADP-ribosylglycohydrolase family protein — protein: MIGAVIGDIVGSRFEYDNCKNKNFELFAKECFPTDDTIMTVAVGKAILEIEGEYQNLGARAIRCMQELGRPYPRCGYGSRFYDWIYSEKPEPYESYGNGAAMRICAVGFAARNAQEVRQMSKTVTEISHNHPEGLRGAEAVAMAILLARQCKSKEEIRSEILKNYYSIDFRLAQIRDSYEYHVDCQGSVPQALEAFFESVGFEDAIRNAISIGGDSDTIAAITGSVAEAYYGIPVPLREKAEKYLNNSKYAPIFFWLKKFEKMFP
- a CDS encoding carbohydrate ABC transporter permease, with protein sequence MTVEKKKTVKRVVGKAIVYFFLVLIAVILLFPYGFMLNRGLMSNERVLDAHMYYWTDGLHFINYVRAFSDGGYGMPLVNSLIVCLIVCVSTPLATLLASYAFARLEWIGKNTVFAVMMVTALLPSIVTQVPLYVLYNDMGLTNTLFPLFLPGLFFAGAMNVFLARQFLLGVPKELEESAKLDGANAFVRCFVICAPLCAPILIYLAVNAFIAAWGDYLTPSMYNNSTDAPFTLAYALYDMTSKETNSVHPEWIFAAATIMSVVPTVLFAVFQKYLIEGVQTAGLKG
- a CDS encoding SGNH/GDSL hydrolase family protein is translated as MKLKKFASFLGFVLTLCFAAGCAQSAPPEPGFDAADLPFYVEDTDSLNYSYTACERIQPFWQGNVIYNEQIMVVKKDGKTEGRLLYDAKRVISVRDWTLEKEYEAGKDYMIEGDTITLPAGSSIPVFDDEWSRGVNVPEVYPEGNAGTGYVMIGDGNSVMYTETGLIYKNYIHVTYVYDPAAADRSNFKKFSDDLYGLSQKIGKKEDIEMVVFGDSISEGHSSSELWGHAPYSPPYAKLVKEGLELFGGIKVGYENISKGGMDSSWAADEEQLAKLTSLAPDLLLVAFGTNDSLNNLEGKTYRANIEKIIETAKAANSECQILLIAPFPSNEKVKSAHSHELICRTLQSISESCAAKNILDVAYVSLYEGVRDMLETKNYYEVAGNNANHPNDFIHRFYAMNILSAIFDFDALAAK